The Mailhella massiliensis DNA segment CGTAAACGGCAGCCTTTCCTTGAAAGGATGCACGTCTATGGCATGGGAAGGACAGCGAAGTTCGCAGAAGAAGCACGTCATACAGTCGTCGCGGTAACGGATCTCGGCCCTGGCTCCGCAGGTCAGACAACGCAGGGATTCATGAAGCGCATCCACGTCGTCGAAGCCGAGGCGCTTTTCTTCAAAGCCTTCCGTCTCCACTTCCCTGCGTTCCACACGGGGAGAGAGCATGACGCCTTCACCGGGCAGATTCTCGGCCACAGGGCGCTTTTCTCCGCGGTCGCTGTGCAGGTGTCCGCCGGTCATGAGCCTGTCGATGGAAACGGCCGCCTCCCTGCCTCCGGTGATGGCACTGATCACCGTGGAAGGTCCGGTCACGGCATCGCCTGCAGCAAAGATTTTCCAGAACGATGTACCGAAGGTTTCCGGGTCCGCCTTGATGCGCCCGCGCTCCATCTCCACAACCCCCTTGAAAGGTTCAAGGTCGCTGCTCTGGCCGATGGCGAAAATGACGGTGGAAGCCTCGCAAACATGTTTCTGCGCATCGTCGAACACGGGGGCGAAGCGATGCTCCTCGTCGAATACCGAAAGGCAGCGGCGCAAGACGATGCGTTCGGTTCTGCCTTCCCCCTCCACTGCCACGGGGCCCCAGCCGTGATGCATGATCACGCCTGCATGAAGAGCGTCGTCGACATCGTGCTTGAAGGCCGGCATCTGCTGCTCGCTTTCAAGGCAGAACAGTTCCACCTTCTCCGCGCCGAGCTTGCGTGCGGTAATGGCAGCATCCATGGCCACGGCGCCGCCGCCGATCACGACCACAGTACCGGAAAGACGGCTCTGCCGACTCCTGCGGACATCGGAAAGAAACTCCACGCCGAACAGCACGCCGGGAAGCTCTTCCCCGGGCACGCCCGCTTTGCGGCTCTTCGTGGCTCCCGGAGCAAGGAACACGGCCTTGTAACCGAGATCATACAGATCCTGTACCGTTACATCGCATCCTTCGCCCACACGACAGCCGCACTGAAACTCCACTCCCAGCGCACGGAGCTGCCCGATCTGCGCATCGAGCACCTCTTCCGGCAGTCTGTAGGCGGGAATACCGTACCGGAGCATCCCGCCCGGTTCGGGCATGGTCTCGAACACCCGTACCGGATACCCGGCCCGTGCCAGATACCATGCACAGGAAAGCCCGGCAGGACCGGAACCTACCACCGCGATGCGATGTACATGGCGGACGGCAGAGACTACGGGCGCATCATGCAGCGTGCGGTCTCCCAGATACTGTTCAATCGCATTGATGTTCACCGCTCCGTCGACTCTGCTGCGGCTGCATTCCCCCTCGCACAGATGGGGGCATACTCGTCCGGTAACGGCCGGAAAAGGATTATACTTCTTCAACCGTTCCGCTGCTTCGTCGATTTTTCCCATCTGGAGCAGCGCGTTGTAGCCACGGATGTCGGTTCCCGCAGGGCACTTGGCCATGCAGGGAGACAGAACCGGCTGATCGGTATCCAGGCGAAACACGTCAAGCCCGCAGGTTTTGAAACATGTGCCGCATCCCGTACATTTTTCAATGTCAAGAGAATTTATCATCATTCCTCCCGGTCGTTGCGAGTGGGCCGCCTTTCTCTTCAGGAACTTCAGCCCTTATGCCTGTTATAAGCCGGAAGAAAAAAATCCTTCGTAGCATTTGCTACAGCTTGTCGTTTTCTCTGGCAGAAAATTCTCGGCGTCCCCCTCCTTTTTCCTCCTCTCCCCCATCGGCCTTATGAGCATGTCGTGGACAGACACAGAACACCACACCTGAATTTTTTCGTATATTTTATTGATTTTTTTATCTATTTTATGATCAGCAAAGGAAAAGCGCAGTTGCCATGTATGGCCCGCCTGACGTATAAAGAGAAAAAAGCCGTTATGTTGCCGCTGATATTTTTTCATTGCGGCACCGATGAAAACCGACTTCATGCAGAAGGTGCAGGAAAAAGGATACCGCTTTCGGGCGGCGTCTCGGCGGCAAACTTTTGCGCCTCCGTGCAACATAAGGTGTACCCATGGAAATAGACGCTTCATCCATATACACGGGACGTATTCTACGGCAGAACTCACCCTTCAACGCCATTCTTGACCAGGGAAAAAGGTATGTGTTCCCCAAAGGACACACTCTTTACGTAGACAAGCATTTCGACGATATCTTCTTTTATATAAACCGCGGCAGCGTTTCCATGTTTCACGACATGCCGTGTGGAAAAAGTATCCAGATCATTCAATTTTTTGAAGGCAACACCTTTGCCACGTCCGTATCCGTCGTAGCCGACAAAACCAGCTTCCGCACGCTCGACCTGCACTATCTCTTCACTACGGAAACGGAAGTATGGACGTTTCCGAAATCCTTTCTCGTCGACGAAGAGATGATACGCCGCTATCCGCAGGTCATCGCCTATGTACTGCGTCAGCAGTGCATCAAAACGCTCATCATGCACAGCAACTTCACCATGCGCAACCAGGACAGCGCGGAAAAAATGCTCTGCACCTTCATTCTGAACATCTTTCTGGCCAAGGGCGATCAGACGGAACTCTGCCCCGACATTTCCCAGACCGCTCTTGCCGATGCGCTGGGCATTCACCGCACCACGCTGAACCGGGCGCTGCGCAGGCTCAGAGAACAGGGCATTCTCGGAGAATTTTCCCGCAGAAAACTGGAAATATTCGATATCAAAAAGCTCATGGAGCTTGCACAGCGCTGATTGCCGTCCCCATCTTCTTCCCTGCACGATCCGGCCGGATACCGGGCCGTCCCTTCCCCTTTTCTTCTGCCACGAGTCGGTCAAACCTTTTCCGGGCCCCTCCCGGGCAGACAAAAAAAACGCGCCGAATCTCTTCAACGCGTCTTTTCCCTGCCCGGAACGGAACCGTATCCATCCTTCAACCGCATACGCCCCAGACAAGGATACTCCGTACACACGGGGTCCATGCCTCACGGCACGGACCCCGGTCATCTTTTTCTGAAAAACTATTTGCCTACCAGTTTGCGCATGTTCTCATTTTCCGTGGTCACCACTTTGCGGGCGGCCTCGCTGCCCATGGGGGCGGCTTCCACGGCGAGGGTTTCCAGCATCTTGGCATAGGGCTGCGTGGCGCCTATCTTTTCCATGGCTCTGCCGAGCTTCTCAACCACTTCATCGGGAATACCCGCTGCGCCGAACAGCAGCGTAAAGGAATCAAAGGCCGCGTCGTAGCCCTGTTCCCTCAGGGTGGGCACGTCCGGCACTTCGGCAAAGCGGCGGCTGCTCGCGCTGGCGAGAATGGTCACCTTGCCCGCCTTGGCGTTGTCCACGGCAATGCTGCCGAGAAGAGACACGTCCACATGCTTGCCGAGTACTGCGCTCAGGCAGGGCATACCGCCGTTCTGCGGTACGGGGGCAAGCTGCACGCCTTCCTGCTTCGCAACCTTGAGCAGAATATCGCGGGAAAGGTTGTCCATGATGCCCACCTTGAGGGGGCGCTTCTCGGCCCTGGCCGCATCGCAGGCATCCTTCATGCTCTTCCAGCCGCTGTCGGGATGGGCGATGATGGCCATGCAGCTTGTGTTGATGAGGCTGATGGGGACAAGATCTTCCAGCTTATAGCGCACCTTCATGGTGAACATGTTGTAACCGAAGGGATGATTGCCCGACGAACCGAGAGTATAGCCGTCCTTCCTGGCCTGCAGTACTGCGTTCACGGCAAGATTGCCGCCGCCACCGGGCTGGTTGACGACGAGGAAGGGCTGTCCCAGTTCTTCCGTGAGCATGGCCGCCACCTGCCTCGTGAGCAGGTCGTTGACGGCTCCGGGCGCGGAATGACTGATGATGGTCACGGGGCGTTCCGGCCAGGCGGCTTCCGCAGTTCCGCCTGAAACCAGAAGACCGAGCATACCGAGGGACAGCACCACTTTTCTTACGTTCAACATGACTTTCTCCTTCTCTTCATTCCCGGTGCGGGAACGGTTGCAATCCTTGATGTCAGCAGGCGTTTCTGTTCATGCGGCGGTATATCACCATGGCCACGAATCCTGCGGTGCAGAGCAGTATCACCGCCGTAGCGGGACGGCAGAGCACGGAAAGGTAGTCGCCGGAAGCGCCGATGACGACCTGCTGCACATAAAGCTCAAACATGGGGCCGAGAATGAAGCCCACGATGAAACAGACAAAGGAAAACTTCAGCTTCTTCATGAAGTAGCCGAGCAGCGCCAGCGCCACCATGCTGCCCACGGAAAACACGGTGGGAGATTCCAGATAGGCCCCCACGAGGCAGATGAACATGATGCAGGGCATGAGAATGACCCGCGGCACGCCGAGAATGCGCGTGAAAAGACGTATGCCCAGATAACCTATGACAAGCAGCATGATGTTGCCCACCACCAGGGAACCATAGATACCGTAGATCATTTCGGGATGCTGTTCGAACATCAGCGGGCCGGGCGTTACGCCCTGAAGCATGAAGGCTCCGATGAGCAGCGCGGCCGTCACGCTGCCGGGAATCCCCAGGGTGAACAGAGGAATGAGGGAAGCGCCCACTACGGCGTTGTTGGCGCTTTCGGGAGCAGCCACGCCGTCCAGATCCCCCTGTCCGAAATTTTCGGGATTCTTTGCAGCACTGCGCGCCGCACCGTAAGCCAGGAAGCCCGCCACGGCCGCACCGAGCCCCGGAAGAGCGCCCACGCCGGAACCGATGAACACGGAACGCAGAAGCGTGCGCCAATGCGAGCATACTTCCCTGAAAGACAGAGAATTGTCTTCAGGATTTCTGGAAAAGTTCAGCATGGAGGCAGAGGAATCCTTGCCGAGTTCGGGATCCTCGCTCTGGATGATGAGCTCCGCAAGCGCCAGCGTGCCTATGGCGATGGCCACGAGGCGCAGGCCGGATTCCAGCTGGAAGATACCGAGGGTCATGCGCGGCATACCCGCCACGGGGTCCATCCCCACGGTGCTGAGCAACATGCCGAGGCTGGTTGCCAGAATCCCCTTGAACAGAGACCCCGATTCCAGCACGGAAATGAGGGTGAGGGAAAAAATGATGAGGGCGCACATTTCCGAGGGCCCCATTTTCAGGGCCAGACTGGCAATGGGCGCAGCTACGGCGATCAGCAGCAGCGTGGAGAACACATCACCGAACACCGAGGCCACGAGCGACATTTTAATGGCTTTCATTCCCTTGCCCTTCCGGGCCAGGGGATAGCCGTCGAAGGTGGTTGCCGCAGCTTCCGGCGCGCCGGGAGTATTGAGCAGAATGGCGGAAAGACTGCCGCCGTAGCTGCCCCCCTTGTACACGCCCACAAGAAAACCGATGGAAGCCACAGGGGAGAGCGTATAGGTAAGCGGCACGGCAAGCGCTATGGCCATGGCTGCGGAAAGCCCCGGAATGGCCCCCACCGCAAGACCGAGAAACACACCGGCCGCGACATAGATCATGACGGAGGGAGTGAAGGCTCCCAGAAAACTGGCAAGCAAGATATCCATAATCTGACTCCTGAAGCTTGATATACCTGCGCAAACCCCGGAACTTATCCGAAGGCCGCGCACTCCGCATCACGGCAGCGGCACCTGCATGACATAGACCATGGCCGCCCATACGGCGGTGGAAAGACCGAGAGAAACGCCCAGGAGCCAGGGAATGCTCCGCTGGCCGCACATGAGCTGGAGCAGAAGCAGGGTCACCGCTGCTCCGGGCAGAAAACCTATGAACTCCATAAGGGGGAACGCACCGAAAAGAATGACGGAAAACGCCGCGAGGCGGATGAGATGACGTGGAAGAATGGTGGGTTCCTCAATATTGCATGAGCGCCACGTTTGCCATAAAAGCACAAGGGAGAACAAAAGAATGAGGGTGGCCAGCACATTGGGTAAAAGCGCGGGCGAAAGTCCGTAGCCCGCATCTTCCGTATTTGCGGGAATAATCCATACCAGCAGCGCGAGCCCGAACAGAGCCAGAAGCGCGTACGCCGTCATCAGCATCTTTTTCATCCCTTTCCTCCACTTTGTCTTGCGCCGGCCCAAAGCCTGCCCGGAGCCTGCCCATGCTCGACACACTCAGCGGCGACCTGTTCCAGAAGCTCAAGGTATTTCATTACATTCTTCAATACGGAAGCATCGGCAAGGCGGCGGCCGTCATACACCGCAGTCCCTCTTCCGTCAGCCGTCAGATCCAGCAGCTTGAGGAGGAACTCGGCATCACGCTGCTTCTGCGAAGTACGGGCGGAGCCGTGCCCACGCAGGAAGGCCGTCAGCTCTACACTCATACTCTGGAGCTCTTCCACGATCTCGAAGCGCTGCTCACATCCGTAAGCGCCTCGAAAAAAGAAGAAAGGCTCTCCGGCGTCGTCAGAATCATTGCCGCTCCCGTGGCCGTGGACTGCCTGCTTCCCTGCATTCTGCACCAGGCCGCCAGGCTGTATCCCGAAATACGGCTCGAAGTCACCGCATCTTCGGGTATCCGGCTCGCCATGAAAGCTATTTCGGCCCACGACTATCATTTCACCCTTTCCGCTCAGGACGATTTCGTCGTCCCCATGGATTTTCAGCCCGTACTCACCACCACGACCTGCCTCATCAGTCCGCCAGGCTATCCCCTTCCCGAAAATCTGGCGGAGGAACCACGCCTTCTTGAATCCCTGCCCATGGTAGGCATGCCCGAAAGCATGGCTCTGAGCCGCTTCGTCAAAAAGCACTGCGACGCGCTGGGCATACGCCTCAACGTCATCCACCTTGCCCCGGCGCTTCGCTTTCAGGTGGCCATGGTCAGAGCGGGGTTCGGCGTGGCTCTCGTGGACAGAGATCATCTCGCCGCCACAGGAGAAAGCGGCATAGACATTCTGCCCATGCCTGCATTCCCTCCGCGAGTTTTCGGGCTCATCCAGAGGCACAACGCCTTCCAGCCGCCTCATGTTCGCGCCATCATGAACCTCATACTCAGCCACAGCAAAGAACATGTTCCCGTATCCGTCTGAAGTTCTCCGTATCGGACAAAGCCCGAAGCGAATGCTGCATAATAAAATAGCATAACGAACTTTTTGCACAAGAAGCCGTGTCGTGCTTTTTTTGCACGTCGTCTTGCGTTTCATGCAACAGTTGCCTCATGCCTGAAAAACGATATATTGCCATAATGGCTTTGTTTCAGGCATGGCCCGGGACGCCGCAAACGGCATCCCTTGCAGGCTCCATGCCCATCCTTCCCCCTTCCACCATCCCAAAGGAAAAGGATATCCCATGAAGTACTGGGCAGGCACGACGATCTACGATGCGCAAAAGGCTTTCAACGGTTATACTCTCTGGTCGGCGCTCTCCACCATGCAGACCGGAGCGGAAGAACCCGGACAATGGGAAGGGGAAACCTTCCTCATGGACATGACCGGCAAGGTTGTGCACTCCTGGAAGCTGCCCTACCCCACCATGTACGCATGTCTTCTGCCCGACGGTCATCTGCTGGCCGGACTGCGCACCACCAGAGGCGGAGAAGGAAGACCGGGCGTAAGGGAATTCGCCATGGGCGGCACCATGGGCATGCTCATGGAACTGGACTGGGAAGGACACGTTCTCTTCCGGCACGAAGACCCCGCCATGCATCACGACTTCAAGAAGCTGGCCAACGGCAACTACGCCTATCTTGCCTGGGAAGCTCTCGCCCCGGAAAAGGCCGCCCGAGTGCTCGGCGGTCGCAGGGGCACGGACCGCTCCATCATGTGGTGCGACGTCATCAGGGAAATCACCCCCGGGGGAAGCATCGTACGTGAATGGCATGCCCAGGATCACCTCGATGTTGAAGAGCATATCATCGGCCCGCTCTACGCCCGTGTGGAATGGACTCACATGAACGACCTGTGGGAATGCGAGAACGGCGATTTTCTCTGCTCGTCCCGCTTCCTCGACTGCGTGTTCCGCATCGACAGAAACACGGGCGACATCATCTGGCGCTGGGGAGCAGCCTCCAGCCTCGACAGGGAAAGCGGACGTCTCGACCTGGCCGTGACTCCCTCCACCCTGGGAGGACCGCACGATGCGCACATCATTCCCGCCGGTCTGCCGGGAGCAGGACACATGCTCTGCTACGACAACGGCATGTACAGCTACATTTCCCGTGCGGTTGAAGTAGACGTGCAGACGGGCGAAGTCGTCTGGCAGTCCACCGACGTGGGCTTCCAGCACGGCAGAGTGCCCTTCTCCTGCTTCATTTCCAGCGCACGCCGTCTGCCCAACGGCAATACCCTCTGCTGCGAAGGCTGCAACGGACGCTTTTACGAAGTCACGCCGGAAAGGGACGTGGTATGGGAATACTGGAAGCCCGAGGCCGATCCTTCGGCCACACCGTGGACGGTGTTCCGCGCCTTCCGCTATGCAAAAGACTACTGCCCGCAGTTCGCCTCTCTTCCCCCGGCGGAAGGAAGCGCGCACTGAGTCCCCGCCTGAGGCGGCCCCCCCCGCCTCAAGAAAACCGTACCGGCAGAGGAACACGGAGTCCATGCGGGCCCGCTTATCCGAAAACGGCGCCCGGCATGAAAACGCTTTACGACGGACGGCGCGGAGCAACATGCTCCGCGCCCGAGGTGCAAAAGGATACCTCATGCTCATCAGCAGGCACGCGCAGGGTTACGCGGCCCTTCTGGCCGGAATTCTGCTTTCCCTGGTCAACGGCATTCTCTATTCCTGGTCGGTCTTCATTCTGCCCATCGAAAACGCCACGGGCCTCACCAGGCCGCAGACCTCGCTGGTGTTCACCTTCATCCTGGTCTTCTTCGGACTGGGCATGATGACGGGAGGCTATGTGCTCAAGCGCGCAGGTTCGCGCGTGACGGCGGCCATGGGCGGCGTCATGCTGGCGCTCGGACTCGCCGGAGCGGCCATGGCCACGGCCCAGTGGCAGCTTATTCTGTTCTACGGCGTTGTTGCAGGCTACGGTATAGGCATGGCCAACATCGTTCCCTCGGCTGTAGGCCTTCGCTGGTTTCCGCACAGGCGCGGACTTGTCTGCGGCATCATGGCCTTTTCCCTGGCCTCAGGCACCCTCATATTCGGCGCGGGTCTTGCGGGAAGGCTCATCCCCGTCTTCGGCGTTTCCCGTACGCTCTTCATCATGGCGATTCTCGTTCTGACGCTCTCGATACCGGCGAGCTTCTTTCTCAAGGCACCGGAAAAGCTCCCCGAAACCTCCGCCAAGGGCGACGCCACAGGCCTGACCACACGCGACATGCTCCGCACCGCTTCCTTCCGTCTCGTCTGGATATGGGCATTCTCCATTCAGGCCGGAGGGCTCATGATCATCGGCCACATCGTGCCCTACGCTCTGGAACAGGGCTGCTCCCAGGCGGGGGCGGAGCTGGCCATGGGCGTATACGCCGTAGTCAACGGCGCAGGGCGTCTTATCTTCGGTCAGCTCTTCGACATGAAGGGGGCGCGATTCGCCATGCTCGTCAACAGTCTGTTCATGGCGACGGGGCTCGTCATGCTGGCAATTCTGCCCGGCACGGGGTATGCGGGTCTTCTCTTCTCCATCGTCGTCATCGCTCTTGCCGCAGGAGGCACCATTCCCCAGTTCTCGGCCTTCATCGCCCGTCATTTCGGCCCCGCTCACCTGGAAACCAATATCGGCATGACGGCGACGGTGTTCATCATCGCCGGTTTTGCCGGACCCTATGCCGGAGGCTGGATACAAAGTGCAAGCGGAGCCTATCAGGCTGCCATCTTCACCGCAGCTTTTCTCGGCCTGCCCGGCGCCATGGCTGCCCTGCGCCTGCCGAAACGGCAGGAAAAAGCCTGATACAGCGCGTCCGCCTCTGCGAATGCGCCTCTTCCGCCGTTTTTTCCGGGCGGACAAGTCAGGACCACCCGTAAAACGGGTGGCTTGACCAGCCCTGTAAGGGCTTGTTACTTACTCGCGCCTTAAGGGCGCCGGCTTGAACTTCTCTAGGTTCAGGACTCATTAAATATAAAAGATGACAATGGCAGCGAGACAAATGGCCGAAAAGAACGTGTGTGCACAACGGTCATAACGCATGGCTATTCTGCGCCAATCCTTGAGTCGGCCAAACATGATTTCTATCTTGTGCCGCTGCTTATAAACCTCCTTGTCATAGACCACCGGAGTTTTTCGGCTGTGTCTGCCGGGAATGCACGGCGTGATTCCTTTACGGGACAAGGCATGACGAAACCAGTCGGCATCATAGCCTCTATCCGCCAGAAGCTCCCCGGCCTGCGGCAGAGTATCAAGCAGGACAGCAGCGCCTTTGTAATCGCTCACCTGACCGCCGGACAGATGGAAGGCCAACGGTTGACCGAAGGCATTGCAGACAGCGTGGAGTTTTGAATTCAGGCCGCCTTTTGTGCGTCCGATACATCGGGAAAGGCCCCTTTTTTCAGCAAACTTGCTGCTGTCCTGTGTGCCTTGAGATGTGTGGCATCAATCATCAAGCGTGTTGTGGAGCCGTTTTGCTCAACAAGCTCCGCAAAAATCCTGTTAAAGACACCCAATCGGCTCCAGCGGATAAAACGATTGTAGAGAGTTTTGTATGGTCCATACTCGCGCGGAGCATCTTTCCATTGCAGGCCGTGCTTGATGACATAGATAATGCCGCTGACGACACGCCTGTCATCGACTCTCGGAATGCCATGGGAACGAGGAAAGTAGCGTTTGATACGAGCAATCTGTTCATGAGAAAGATAAAAAAGTTCCTTCATGGCATCCTCCCTATGCCGACAATAAGAACTTTTTACCCTTTTGGCAATTAATGAGTCCTGAGCCTAGCACAGATGTGAAGCTTGTCAATCGGTTCAGGGCGGAAGGTCCTCCCGCCTTTTCCCTGAAGCGGGGACGGGCTCTGCGCGCTTTTCAGAAACAGGCTCGCGCCGTGTTCCGTACGCTTTTCTCTGTGGACCTGCATGAGGCAAAGGCCGGACTGGTCATGCAGGGAAAAGGTGCAGAACGCGCGCTAGCAGAAAAGAAGCCCCTTTTCCTGCCAGAGGAGAAGGAGCTTCTTTTTTATTCCGGTTTGTCGTCGTAGGTGCCTTCCACGGCGTGGATGAGGTCCACGACGAGGGAATTGTAGGGGGTGGGCACGCCGTAAAGCTTGGCCTGTTCCACCACGGCGCCGTTGATCTTGTCGATTTCCGTTTTGCGGCGGTTCTTNGTATATATTTCCTGATCGTTGCTTCGTTCAAACCTACTGTGCTGACGTAATATCCCACGCTCCAGAATCTCCGATTGCCATACCGGTATTTCAGCTGGGAAAATTTATCAAAAATCATCAGTGAACTTTTACCCTTTATATACCCCATAACCGACGATATCGCATACTTTGGCGGTATCATGACAAGCATATGCACATGGTCTATCATCATATGTCCCTCAATAATTTCGATTCCCTTGTAATTACAAAGCTGTCGTATTATTTTTCCTATTTCTTCACGGTATTGCCCGTAAATCACTTTTCTCCTATACTTCGGAGTGAAGACAATATGGTACCTACACAGCCATTTCGTATGTGCCAGATTTTGTTCTTTCGCCATAAAAAAACACCTTTTCGATGTGGACGGGAGCCTGAACAACTCCGTCTTATCGAAAAGGTGTTTTTTTAGGTATAACCATTTTGTGGTCCACCCGCTAAGCGGGTGGTTTTCTGTTTCGGTCGCTTCCGCTCCCTCAACTGCCTGAAGGCCTTAACAAAAAACGCGCCGAATCTCTTCGGCGCGTTTTTTGTTTTCATGGGCAAGTTCGGAGCTTACGAGGTCTTCTTCGGGGCCTGGCGCACGGGCGTGCCGTCCAGCTTCCAGATGCCGAAGCCGGTGGCGGCGCAGAGCAGGGAGAAGATGGGCACGAACCAGTTGAGCAGGGCGTAGGGCACGAATTCATAGGCGCTCACGCCGAGCACGCCCGCAATGTAGAAGGCGTGCACGCTCCACGGTACGAGCGGGCAGCCGATGGTGCCTGCGTCTTCGCAGGTACGGGAAAGCACCAGGGGACTGATGTCGGCCTTCTTGAAGGATTCGAGGAAGGCGCGGCCGGGCACGATGACGGCCAGCATCTGGCTGCCGGTGCCGAAGTTGATGAGGTAGGCGGCGGCCAGGGCGGAAGCCACGAGGCGCAGGGCGGACTTTGCGCCCTTCAGGATGGCTTCGAGCAGCACTTCGAGCACGCGGGAGCGTTCCAGAATACCGCCGAAGGCCATGCCGGAGCAGAGCAGCAGCACGGTGGGCATGATGCTCATGAGCCCGCCGCGGGAAAGCAGCGGATCGAGCTGGGTGATGCCCGTCTTGGAAACGTAGCCCGAGGTGAGCATGGTGGCGAGCCTGTTGAAGGGCACGCCCTCGATCACGGCGATGATCATGGCCGAGAGCAGGCAGATGAGCATGACCGGAAGCACGGGATAACGGCGATAGGCCAGCACTATCATGAGCACCGGAGGAATGAAGGCCACGGGGCCGAGGCTGAAGTTGGCCTCAAGACCGGAGAGAATGGCGCTCAGGCTTTCGAGGGAAGCTCCCTGCTGGGCCGCCACGGAGCTGCCGAGCACGGTATAGACCACGCCCGCCACGATGAAGGCCGGGATGGTGGTCCAGAGCATGGACATGACGTGGGAGAAGAGCGGCACTTCACACACCGAAGCGGTGATGTTGGTGGAGTCCGACACGGGGGACATCTTGTCGCCCAGGTACGCGCCGGAAACAATGGCGCCCACGGTCATGTATGCGGGGTATCCGAGAGCCTGGCCCACGCCGAGAAGCGCCACACCTATGGTGCCCATGGTACCGAACGACGTGCCCGTGGCCACGGACGCCACGGAGCAGAGCACCATGGCCGAGAGCAGGAAGTGTTCGGGAGCGATGAGTTTGAGCCCCCAGTAAATGATGGCCGGAATGGTGCCCGAAGCAAGCCATGCGGCAATGATCATGCCCACCATGGCAAGAATGGCGATGGCTATCTGGATGCGCCCCAGAGCCTCGAACATGCCGTCCTGCAGATCCTCCCAGCTGTAGCCCGTTTTCAGGGCCATGACGGAGGCCAGAGCCACCGCGCCGAGCAAAGGCAGCACGGGGGGCCTCACGCCCACTACCAGCGTGCCGTACAGAATCATGGCTACAGGCAGCACCAGCGAAAGTGTCGCCCACAAAAGCGATGGTTTCTTTCCTTGCGTCTCCATCTGCGTTCCTTGTGGTAAAGGTTGTTCCATACCCGCCCCTTTCCGGGGCATT contains these protein-coding regions:
- a CDS encoding MFS transporter, which produces MLISRHAQGYAALLAGILLSLVNGILYSWSVFILPIENATGLTRPQTSLVFTFILVFFGLGMMTGGYVLKRAGSRVTAAMGGVMLALGLAGAAMATAQWQLILFYGVVAGYGIGMANIVPSAVGLRWFPHRRGLVCGIMAFSLASGTLIFGAGLAGRLIPVFGVSRTLFIMAILVLTLSIPASFFLKAPEKLPETSAKGDATGLTTRDMLRTASFRLVWIWAFSIQAGGLMIIGHIVPYALEQGCSQAGAELAMGVYAVVNGAGRLIFGQLFDMKGARFAMLVNSLFMATGLVMLAILPGTGYAGLLFSIVVIALAAGGTIPQFSAFIARHFGPAHLETNIGMTATVFIIAGFAGPYAGGWIQSASGAYQAAIFTAAFLGLPGAMAALRLPKRQEKA
- a CDS encoding IS5 family transposase (programmed frameshift), with the protein product MKELFYLSHEQIARIKRYFPRSHGIPRVDDRRVVSGIIYVIKHGLQWKDAPREYGPYKTLYNRFIRWSRLGVFNRIFAELVEQNGSTTRLMIDATHLKAHRTAASLLKKGAFSRCIGRTKGGLNSKLHAVCNAFGQPLAFHLSGGQVSDYKGAAVLLDTLPQAGELLADRGYDADWFRHALSRKGITPCIPGRHSRKTPVVYDKEVYKQRHKIEIMFGRLKDWRRIAMRYDRCAHTFFSAICLAAIVIFYI
- the nhaC gene encoding Na+/H+ antiporter NhaC, whose amino-acid sequence is METQGKKPSLLWATLSLVLPVAMILYGTLVVGVRPPVLPLLGAVALASVMALKTGYSWEDLQDGMFEALGRIQIAIAILAMVGMIIAAWLASGTIPAIIYWGLKLIAPEHFLLSAMVLCSVASVATGTSFGTMGTIGVALLGVGQALGYPAYMTVGAIVSGAYLGDKMSPVSDSTNITASVCEVPLFSHVMSMLWTTIPAFIVAGVVYTVLGSSVAAQQGASLESLSAILSGLEANFSLGPVAFIPPVLMIVLAYRRYPVLPVMLICLLSAMIIAVIEGVPFNRLATMLTSGYVSKTGITQLDPLLSRGGLMSIMPTVLLLCSGMAFGGILERSRVLEVLLEAILKGAKSALRLVASALAAAYLINFGTGSQMLAVIVPGRAFLESFKKADISPLVLSRTCEDAGTIGCPLVPWSVHAFYIAGVLGVSAYEFVPYALLNWFVPIFSLLCAATGFGIWKLDGTPVRQAPKKTS